A window from Mangifera indica cultivar Alphonso chromosome 2, CATAS_Mindica_2.1, whole genome shotgun sequence encodes these proteins:
- the LOC123209089 gene encoding receptor-like protein 7 gives MWAYQILCIQLLFLCSQSSATLCSHGQSYALLQFKQHFSFINTSSSDCDYLQPSYPKMMSWKKDKDCCLWDGVTCDYLTGHVIDLDLSCAWLLGSFPSNTSLFLLNHLQRLNLAFNDFNLSHISSYFHRLSSLTHLNLSHSNFSGQIPFEIAHLSKLIVLDFSQNNLDELSIETNTLKGLVQNLTELAELHLDFVNMSTVVPSSFMNLSSSLSFLSLYYCDLQGNFPSSIFHLPSLKTLHLSYNHNLTIVFPKANWSSPLEFLDVSSTAFSGELPSSLGNLKYLTHFVASNCSLNGLVPISLGNLSNLVHISLYYNSFNGSLPSWLFTLPSLRFVDLGFNQLTGTINDFHSKSLESLYLDSNRLYGPVPSSIFELVNLTTLFLSLDNSSAIDLYLFSKLEKLKMLDVSHVNLSLSNPFKGNSSFPQLTFLRLSACNLSEFPDILRKSDQLYWLDLSKNKIHGRIPKWMWNIGKESLYHLNLSHNFLTTIDHLPWKNLKYLDLHSNFIQAPFPVVPLNYLMFLSLSHNNLTREIPQFCNMSILKVVDISNNNLNGTIPKCMVNSSSLQVLDVRKNRLHGNIPKAFAPGNYLRSLYFHGNRLEGPIPQSLVNCMRLEVLDLGNNNINDRFPYWLGDLPKLQVLILRSNNFYGSFEFNGSFPMLRMLDLSHNNFDGYLSARFFENLKAMINLDEEKKKLNYMGSTIYRDSVEMVVKGIEIQLEKIPTTSTNIDFSNNNFHGEIPSSIGKLHSLRLLNLSHNTLTGHIPLSLGDLSALEALDLSSNKLVGVIPTQLVSLTFLSTLNLSQNQLVGPIPQGNQFDTFQNDSYIGNPGLCGFMLSNKCNIDEAAQPKSSIFDGEKLSNSGWCEWKVVMIGYGCGLPLGLFIRYQVFTTRKPQWLLRMINRDTKRYKKTRRHQYKTMVLV, from the exons ATGTGGGCTTATCAAATTCTATGCATTCAGTTGTTATTTTTGTGTTCTCAAAGTTCTGCAACACTCTGCTCTCATGGCCAGAGTTATGCATTGCTCCAATTTAAACAACACTTTTCCTTCATCAATACTTCTTCCTCTGATTGTGATTATCTTCAACCCTCTTATCCAAAAATGATGTCTTGGAAAAAGGATAAGGATTGCTGCTTATGGGATGGTGTCACATGTGATTATTTAACAGGCCATGTGATTGATCTCGACCTTAGTTGTGCTTGGCTTCTTGGAAGTTTTCCTTCAAACACTAGTCTTTTCCTTCTTAATCATTTGCAAAGGCTAAACTTGGCTTTTAATGATTTCAATCTTTCTcatatttcttcttattttcatCGTTTGTCTAGTTTGACACATCTTAATCTCTCACACTCAAACTTTTCTGGTCAAATTCCTTTTGAAATCGCCCACTTGTCTAAATTGATAGTTCTtgatttttctcaaaataacTTGGATGAACTTTCAATTGAAACAAATACTTTAAAGGGGTTAGTTCAAAATTTGACCGAATTAGCAGAACTTCATCTTGATTTTGTTAACATGTCTACTGTTGTACCAAGTTCCTTCATgaatttatcttcttctttatcttttttgagTCTCTATTATTGTGATTTGCAAGGAAACTTTCCAAGTAGCATCTTCCACCTaccaagtttaaaaaccctccatttatcatataatcacaATTTGACAATTGTTTTCCCAAAGGCTAACTGGAGTAGTCCCCTCGAGTTTTTGGATGTGTCTTCCACGGCTTTTTCTGGAGAATTACCAAGTTCTCTTGGAAATCTCAAGTACTTGACACATTTTGTTGCCTCAAACTGTAGTCTTAATGGGTTAGTACCTATTTCACTTGGAAACCTCTCAAATTTAgttcatatttctttatattataaCTCTTTCAATGGGTCTCTGCCATCCTGGTTATTCACTCTACCTTCGTTACGATTTGTAGACTTGGGTTTTAACCAACTAACAGGTACTATAAATGATTTTCATAGTAAATCATTGGAAAGTCTCTATTTAGATAGCAATCGATTGTACGGACCAGTTCCAAGTTCAATATTTGAACTTGTTAATTTAActactctctttctttctttagaCAATTCAAGTGCCATCGATCTTTACTTGTTTTCAAAGCTTGAGAAACTTAAAATGCTTGATGTTTCTCATGTCAACCTATCTTTGAGCAACCCATTCAAAGGAAACTCCTCATTTCCTCAACTCACCTTTTTGAGATTATCTGCTTGTAACTTGAGTGAATTTCCCGATATTTTAAGGAAATCAGACCAATTGTATTGGCTAGacctttcaaaaaataaaatccatgGTCGAATTCCTAAGTGGATGTGGAACATTGGAAAGGAAAGTTTGTACCACTTAAATCTTTCCCACAACTTTCTTACAACTATAGATCACCTTCCATGGAAAAATCTGAAATATCTAGACCTTCATTCCAACTTCATTCAAGCACCTTTTCCAGTTGTACCACTTAATTACTTGATGTTTCTTTCATTGTCACACAACAATTTGACAAGAGAGATTCCTCAGTTTTGCAATATGAGTATATTAAAAGTTGtagatatttcaaataataactTGAATGGTACAATTCCCAAATGCATGGTAAACTCCAGCAGTCTTCAAGTCTTGGATGTCCGAAAAAATAGACTACATGGCAACATTCCTAAAGCATTTGCACCGGGCAATTATTTGAGGTCACTTTACTTCCACGGTAATAGACTTGAAGGGCCAATCCCACAAAGTTTGGTTAATTGTATGAGGCTTGAAGTTTTAGATCTTGGAAACAACAACATAAATGATAGATTTCCCTACTGGTTGGGAGATCTTCCCAAGTTACAGGTTCTTATTCTTCGTTCCAACAACTTCTATGGTTCTTTCGAATTTAATGGTAGTTTCCCAATGCTGAGAATGTTAGATCTCTCACACAACAATTTTGATGGCTATTTGTCAGCAAGgttttttgaaaatctaaaagctATGATAAAtcttgatgaagaaaaaaagaaattgaattatatgGGTTCTACAATTTATCGAGATTCCGTGGAGATGGTAGTTAAAGGTATTGAAATCCAACTGGAGAAAATTCCTACTACTTCTACTaacattgatttttcaaacaataACTTTCATGGAGAAATTCCAAGCTCAATTGGAAAACTTCATTCACTTCGTCTCCTTAATCTTTCTCACAATACCCTAACTGGTCACATTCCATTGTCATTGGGAGACTTGAGTGCACTTGAAGCCTTAGATCTATCTTCAAACAAGCTTGTTGGAGTGATTCCCACACAATTGGTAAGTTTGACCTTTCTTTCAACGTTAAACTTATCACAAAATCAACTTGTGGGACCTATCCCTCAAGGGAACCAATTTGACACCTTCCAGAATGATTCATATATTGGAAACCCAGGATTGTGTGGATTTATGTTGTCAAACAAATGTAATATTGATGAGGCAGCACAACCTAAATCATCAATATTCGATGGTGAAAAGCTCAGTAATTCAGGATGGTGTGAATGGAAGGTTGTCATGATAGGATATGGATGCGGACTACCCCTTGGCTTATTTATAAGATATCAAGTGTTCACAACAAGAAAACCACAATGGCTTCTAAGGATGATTAACAGAGATACCAAAAGATATAAGAAGACTAGAAGGCATCAATACAAAACTATG GTACTTGTTTAA